The nucleotide window CCCATCTTCAACATTCCAAAGTCACAGCTTCAGTGTTTTGGTGAATCGGTGTATTGCATTGCTACTGATATGTTGAGCAGGTGCAACGGCGGCAAGAGCCCCCATGACAGATTCATAGCCGTTACAGCCTGGAGCATTTCCACTCTGCGTCCTCTGATATTCGGTGTGGCTCCTTATAATCCCATTCTTGGAGAGACACACCATGTTTCAAGTGGGAATCTCAATGTTCTTCTTGAACAGGtatttgctttttcttttatgaatttCCAATCAACTATCCACCACTCTTAAGTTGGAAGAGTGGAAAGGTAAATACCTTCAGGAGAAGGTTCATTTATCACACGACTGGCTGTGTCAAGATTGCCATATTTATGTTAGGCAAGGGCTTGGACATGCCCAAATTTAGTCTCTTAAGAAACTTGAGGTCAAACATGTTTGGCAAACTAGATTGATCTTGATGCAAGGAACAGCTTTCTGGCCCAGTTTGAACTGaagatttatttgttttcttccttaCGTTGGCTACGCTCTTCTTTATCCTGTCTGCAGGTTTCACACCACCCACCAGTTTCTGCACTCCATGCAAccgatgagagagaaaatgttgaaatgATTTGGTGTCATCATCCTTCTCCCAAATTCCATGGTACATGAATTTTAGCAAAGTGATTATTAtgagttttctttttatgctaGCTGGATGTTGTTTATTGAGATTGAGATGTGCACGTTGAGCCCTTGAGTTTCAAATCCACTTGTCCTGAACATTCTTCAAATAGTATCCACTGGTTTAACATTCCTATAAACATCTATAACTCCAGTTGTAATACTTTCACTTACTTTAGCTACCAATGATGAAATTTCGTTCAACAATTATCTTTCAACATTTATAAAGCTACATCCATACTCGTGTTTACAGATATCCAACAAGGCAAATAACATTTGAATCTACATACTCCTTTGGCTTTAGTATATTTTTCACTTCTCTTGTTTTATACTATATGCACTTGACGTTTTTTAAAAACCAATATAGGTACTTCAGTGGAAGCCGAGGTGCTGGGCAAGAGGCAGCTGAAGCTACTAAATCATGGAGAAACCTATGTAATGAACTCACTGAATCTATTGATCAGATTCCTTCCAGGTCCTGGGACAGATTGGGTTGGTAAGGTCAAAATCCAGTGTCAAGAAACTGGGCTGGAAGCTGAGTTATGTTTTAGGAGCAATTCTTTTCTATGGCGCAGAGGAAATCATCGATCTGTTAAGGGGAAGATATTTGACTCATCATCCTTGCAGACTGTTTATGAGATTGATGGTCACTGGGATAGGTATAGGTGTCTTTGCAATATCATTCCTTCTCCACTCTGCAAGCATTAATAATCAATCTCTATTAATACATTAGCATAGTATGTGTTTCCCTTCTCTGATGTTTTTTGGTTGGAAAATAAGGATCTTAGGCAAAATTAATTTCCTGGCTCTTGGTTACTTGTCTTGTCTGTGACGGGAAAGGAATTCGTGTTTCATTCTGCttttaattgaaataaatagtTATGAACAATAGCTTTGATTGTACATGAGTTATTGTCTTATATCAAAGAATATGTTTGATGGTTATAAAAGAACCTGttatttgtttaataaattgctagtttttttatttcctaCCGCAGAACTGTCGGAGTGAAGGACATCAGTAATggaaaattaacaattatatacAATGCAAAAGAAGTCATTTCAGGATTGACTGCTCCAATTGTCAAGGATCCAAAGGTAATTCACCTGTAATCCTCATCTATCCCTCCTTTCCCCTGTTTTTACTTAGAGTATCTGTgtacatttttcataaagtatGATGGGAAATAAGGGGTTCCCATTTAAATCCAAGCCCATTGATTCTGTGGCTAAATTTTACAATGTTAACATGAAAATTGCATCTCTTTTTCCATAAGGAGAAAAAactaaactattttttaataaataaaattactgcAACGTGAATACATACAGTTCAAATGAGAAGCAAAGGATGGAACTTTTTTTCTCAAACGATATGACAAGAACCAAACTTATTCATTGCTACATAGTTTTGTTAATCGAATGCTTAGGTACATGGTTTTGTTTCACAATTGAGGGCGATTGAAAATACATGTTACAGATGTGTCTGCAAAAATAGACGTCTTTTACATTTGCAAGGGTGTCTGTGTATACCTGATTATGATATGCGATTCTCTTATGCCAACAGGAAGTGTGGCCAACTGAATCAGCCATGGTGTGGAGTGATGTGAGCCAGAGCATCCTGAGCAAAGACTGGGAGAAAGCAAGAGAAGCAAAGAAGGTGGTTGAGGAGAAACAGAGGGAgctattgagagagagagattcaagAGGGGAAACTTGGATTCCTAAGCATTTTACAGTTTCTCATAGCAAGGAAGGTGGGTGGGACTGCTCACCTATTCAAAAGTGGGTCCCACCAGCACCCATAGTCGTGCCCCTTTGATTCATTGATTGTATAGAATCGTATCAGATCAGTTTCTTGCAAACTTTATTAGAATTGTTAGTGGCTGGATCAACCAACCCTGTAAACAACAAAGCGTCACCTGTTTTCTGCATCAAGTTCCCAAGTACTAATAGGTACAGAAGTCAGCTAGAAACATTGGGGGGATGGCTACAGAATGCTCAAAACAAGTGGCTGGACTTTCACTCTATGCTGAAATTCACGTGAAACAACTTTATTTGCCTTGTTAAATATCTGCCCCACTTATACCTGATGATAAGCAGTTCATCGCCTTTCTCGTTGGCCAAGTCAAATGAATGTAGTCCTTTTCCAAGAACTGCCTAGCCAGGCTATCtggatcttcttctttttaatcaaGTAGTTGAAGTGGGGCTCCTTAATTCGTTGCAGTGGTCTGCTTGTGGACATTACCAAGTTCTTTATACTTAGACAAACATTAAATCACATTTATACTTGTATTGCAAAGATGCCATGCATATTCAAACTTGGATTTGTAGAGCAAAGTATCTACAAACCTATAATGTAACGCACCAATGATAGGCCCAAACCACGTGGCCCAGATTGTGCAAGGATGACACACACAAATGGGATAATAAGGATTTTCTTTTAACCTCCCTTCATTTAAACTTAATACTTGTGTCTTTATGGTATtatgactagtcattttgaaatataggCAATGTGGTTTATGCTTTCctttggggcgttacatataACCTAGTCTGTTCAGTGCCTAGAGAAATTTAGCACTCAACCGAGTGTGCTAAATGTTAATTACCATAATTTGAGGCCTGAATTCATGCTTCTGGGTTCTTTCCTTACAAGCAATATAGCAGCAATTGCGATGCCTTAACCTTTGTTAACATTACAAATATCTAAAGGACAAATCAGAAGAGAAATCCATGACAAGGATGAAAGATATGACCCCTAAGTGAAGTTATTCCTATTACTCATCTATGTAGTGATTAAAATTTCTGAAAATTGTactatttaaaagtttaatatgAACTCGTATACTTATAAAAACTATACTAAATTCCAAATTCACATTTCATGCTGATGCACTATTTTAAGATCAATGAAGCCAAATCACAAAGTAACACAATTTCACTTATAATCAACACCTATTACATCTCTGCCAATATCTCCTAACCCCTATTCCttccttttgatatttttatgcatTAAGCACACCACCTACCTCTAACTCAAGCTATTGGACCATCTTTGAATGCTTTTTTTGCAAATCTGATTCACTTCCACGATTGAACGACTTCTCTCTAATGGTGTTCAATATAGGCTTCCATGACCGAGCTCTAGATGACCTCTATGCATCGGAAGGTGCCATGGCTGCCTTTGGCGCCACAAACCAGTTAGGACTTCTAGATGGTGAATTCAATACAAGGGTTAAGCCATATGGACTCACCAAGGGACTATCTCGAGGCAATTTAGCCTCACACCGGCTAGTTTTTGCTACCGCGGTTAGCTTCTTCACTACACAAGCCAAGTCCATAGGGGAAACCTCAGCTTGTAATGATGAGAATGGTAGCAATAAATAGTGTAAATGTAATTTATGCTTGGTTTGGATTAGATGCGTATGCTGTTAGGAATAAATGTAATCTTAATTGGACTTTAGGACTGCAGTGATCCTATAAGGATAAGTATTTGAATTGGAACtcttataaaatttgtttattttataagataagaGTCGACATGAATCATTTGTGTGCTTCGAGTCTAAAGAGACA belongs to Juglans regia cultivar Chandler chromosome 8, Walnut 2.0, whole genome shotgun sequence and includes:
- the LOC109015707 gene encoding oxysterol-binding protein-related protein 4B-like isoform X1 encodes the protein MMQVTGAGNDESRIVLTKPVALEGESDIDYTAPNPLQLVLSLFKNVMPGSDLSRFQLPPIFNIPKSQLQCFGESVYCIATDMLSRCNGGKSPHDRFIAVTAWSISTLRPLIFGVAPYNPILGETHHVSSGNLNVLLEQVSHHPPVSALHATDERENVEMIWCHHPSPKFHGTSVEAEVLGKRQLKLLNHGETYVMNSLNLLIRFLPGPGTDWVGKVKIQCQETGLEAELCFRSNSFLWRRGNHRSVKGKIFDSSSLQTVYEIDGHWDRTVGVKDISNGKLTIIYNAKEVISGLTAPIVKDPKEVWPTESAMVWSDVSQSILSKDWEKAREAKKVVEEKQRELLRERDSRGETWIPKHFTVSHSKEGGWDCSPIQKWVPPAPIVVPL
- the LOC109015707 gene encoding oxysterol-binding protein-related protein 4B-like isoform X2; protein product: MVTGAGNDESRIVLTKPVALEGESDIDYTAPNPLQLVLSLFKNVMPGSDLSRFQLPPIFNIPKSQLQCFGESVYCIATDMLSRCNGGKSPHDRFIAVTAWSISTLRPLIFGVAPYNPILGETHHVSSGNLNVLLEQVSHHPPVSALHATDERENVEMIWCHHPSPKFHGTSVEAEVLGKRQLKLLNHGETYVMNSLNLLIRFLPGPGTDWVGKVKIQCQETGLEAELCFRSNSFLWRRGNHRSVKGKIFDSSSLQTVYEIDGHWDRTVGVKDISNGKLTIIYNAKEVISGLTAPIVKDPKEVWPTESAMVWSDVSQSILSKDWEKAREAKKVVEEKQRELLRERDSRGETWIPKHFTVSHSKEGGWDCSPIQKWVPPAPIVVPL
- the LOC109015707 gene encoding oxysterol-binding protein-related protein 4B-like isoform X3, with the translated sequence MPGSDLSRFQLPPIFNIPKSQLQCFGESVYCIATDMLSRCNGGKSPHDRFIAVTAWSISTLRPLIFGVAPYNPILGETHHVSSGNLNVLLEQVSHHPPVSALHATDERENVEMIWCHHPSPKFHGTSVEAEVLGKRQLKLLNHGETYVMNSLNLLIRFLPGPGTDWVGKVKIQCQETGLEAELCFRSNSFLWRRGNHRSVKGKIFDSSSLQTVYEIDGHWDRTVGVKDISNGKLTIIYNAKEVISGLTAPIVKDPKEVWPTESAMVWSDVSQSILSKDWEKAREAKKVVEEKQRELLRERDSRGETWIPKHFTVSHSKEGGWDCSPIQKWVPPAPIVVPL